The Mucilaginibacter mallensis genome has a segment encoding these proteins:
- a CDS encoding M20/M25/M40 family metallo-hydrolase, translated as MKLKFTLLFAFIFSTALLKAQDSLMLRKIYDEELVNGKCYANLHYLCKNIGPRLSGSPNAQKAIEWGKKLMESYGFDRVFLQPVMVPHWVRGDKENGVIIIGNNHIPVAIAALGMSVATPANGITADVIEVHSLKELDTLGVAAIKGKIVFFNRPFDPRFIETLRAYGTAGDQRFAGPEAAAKYGAIGVIVRSLTESIDNYPHTGATSYDKAGINIPAAAISTIAANQLSELLKQKNTAPVQFYLKMSCKLLPDTLSYNVVGELTGTENPNKFITVGGHLDSWDLAEGAHDDGTGIMQSVEAVRLLKVLGYQPKNSIRAVFFINEENGDKGGEKYAELAAKNKEEHIAAIESDLGGFTPRGFGFSGASPAFVQNINLKWKKLLEPYGADRLTAGGGGSDIEPLKAKAPGVVLIGYLPDSQRYFDVHHSANDVFENVNKRELELGAAAIASLMYLIDQHGLN; from the coding sequence ATGAAATTAAAATTTACCTTACTATTCGCTTTTATTTTCTCAACCGCATTGCTCAAAGCACAGGACTCACTTATGCTGCGCAAAATATATGATGAGGAACTGGTTAATGGCAAATGCTATGCTAATCTGCATTATTTATGTAAGAATATTGGCCCGCGTTTAAGTGGTTCACCAAATGCACAGAAAGCGATTGAATGGGGTAAAAAACTAATGGAAAGCTATGGTTTCGACCGTGTTTTTCTGCAGCCGGTAATGGTGCCTCATTGGGTACGGGGTGATAAAGAGAATGGGGTGATAATTATTGGCAATAACCACATACCTGTTGCCATTGCAGCATTGGGCATGTCGGTAGCTACCCCGGCAAATGGCATTACTGCCGATGTTATTGAGGTGCATAGCTTAAAGGAACTGGATACACTTGGCGTTGCAGCTATAAAAGGTAAAATAGTTTTCTTTAACCGCCCGTTTGATCCTCGCTTTATTGAAACATTGCGAGCCTACGGCACAGCCGGCGACCAGCGTTTTGCAGGCCCGGAAGCGGCAGCAAAATATGGCGCAATAGGCGTAATTGTCCGTTCCCTGACCGAGAGCATCGACAATTATCCGCACACCGGTGCTACATCTTATGATAAAGCGGGCATTAACATTCCGGCGGCAGCCATATCAACTATCGCAGCAAACCAGTTGAGTGAGCTGCTAAAGCAAAAAAATACAGCACCTGTACAATTTTACTTAAAAATGAGTTGTAAGCTCTTGCCTGATACTCTTTCGTACAACGTTGTTGGCGAATTAACCGGGACCGAGAATCCTAACAAATTTATTACTGTTGGCGGTCACCTGGATTCATGGGACCTGGCTGAAGGTGCGCATGATGATGGCACGGGTATCATGCAGTCGGTTGAGGCGGTGCGTTTGCTTAAAGTGCTGGGCTATCAGCCAAAAAATTCCATCAGGGCAGTATTTTTTATCAACGAGGAAAATGGCGACAAAGGCGGTGAAAAATATGCTGAATTAGCGGCCAAAAACAAGGAAGAACATATTGCCGCCATTGAATCGGACCTGGGCGGTTTTACACCCCGTGGATTCGGTTTCAGCGGTGCATCACCCGCATTTGTGCAGAACATCAACCTGAAATGGAAAAAACTTCTTGAACCTTATGGTGCCGATCGACTTACTGCCGGCGGTGGCGGAAGCGACATAGAGCCGCTGAAAGCAAAAGCCCCGGGAGTTGTATTGATAGGTTACCTGCCAGATTCGCAGCGTTACTTTGATGTGCACCATAGTG